The following coding sequences are from one Lolium rigidum isolate FL_2022 chromosome 6, APGP_CSIRO_Lrig_0.1, whole genome shotgun sequence window:
- the LOC124665988 gene encoding uncharacterized protein LOC124665988 encodes MPKDKSARSAPRASPYKLRSGSRRSEESANVAAAAAAAAAAKQAAEWEEVRCPVCMDHPHNAVMLVCSSHEKGCRPFVCDTSYRHSNCLDQYRKASKESSKDSGAPECAECQQPVKLACPLCRGPVSHWTKDYDARKFMNSKARACTMEACEFKGAYSQLRKHAREDHPAIRPTEVDPDRQRDWRRMEQQRDMGDLLSMVRSGFSGREFGVFDGEEGGSERSSFRGASFTMVFVMRAPGYADAEIPATQGPRTFFVVTSRGGTSGSVDAEVTATDNEEAGDMAMSAEAPAGSQEDAGEDDGDPTQ; translated from the coding sequence ATGCCAAAGGACAAGAGCGCCCGCTCAGCACCCCGAGCATCACCCTACAAGCTGCGCAGCGGTTCTCGCCGGTCAGAGGAGTCTGCCAAtgtcgccgctgccgctgccgcagcAGCTGCAGCGAAGCAGGCTGCGGAATGGGAGGAGGTCCGCTGCCCCGTGTGCATGGATCACCCTCACAACGCAGTCATGCTCGTCTGCTCCTCGCACGAGAAGGGATGCCGCCCTTTCGTCTGCGACACGAGCTACCGGCACTCCAACTGCCTCGACCAGTACCGCAAGGCCTCCAAGGAGTCCTCCAAGGATTCGGGGGCGCCGGAGTGCGCCGAGTGCCAGCAGCCCGTTAAGCTGGCGTGCCCGCTCTGCCGTGGGCCCGTCAGCCACTGGACCAAGGACTACGACGCGCGCAAGTTCATGAACTCCAAGGCCCGGGCGTGCACCATGGAGGCGTGCGAGTTCAAGGGCGCGTACAGCCAGCTCAGGAAGCACGCCAGGGAGGACCATCCTGCTATACGGCCGACCGAGGTGGACCCTGATCGGCAGCGGGACTGGCGCAGGATGGAGCAGCAGCGCGATATGGGGGACTTGCTCAGCATGGTGCGTTCCGGGTTCAGTGGCAGAGAATTCGGGGTCTTTGATGGTGAGGAGGGTGGCAGCGAGAGATCATCCTTCCGTGGGGCGTCCTTCACAATGGTCTTCGTCATGCGAGCCCCTGGTTATGCAGACGCGGAAATCCCAGCCACTCAGGGACCCAGAACTTTTTTCGTGGTTACTTCAAGAGGGGGCACTAGCGGCAGTGTTGATGCTGAGGTCACTGCTACTGACAACGAGGAAGCTGGCGACATGGCAATGTCCGCGGAGGCACCTGCCGGTTCCCAGGAGGATGCTGGAGAAGACGATGGCGACCCTACGCAATGA